In Anabrus simplex isolate iqAnaSimp1 chromosome 12, ASM4041472v1, whole genome shotgun sequence, a genomic segment contains:
- the LOC136884298 gene encoding uncharacterized protein translates to MGTENLKCSFKKQYQDICRLCAKRREYLIPIFNEDGRNQDIKMKIDIYLPVKVECDDFLPIQVCDRCVSAMATWDHFSANCLAAERRLRAITCSECSKIHDVPDDVESSSSSVHTAITSNSNPVQEEISDKPQDAEDSDVPGTHDITSRECSTEGQV, encoded by the exons ATGGGAACTGAGAATCTGAAATGCAGTTTTAAGAAACAGTACCAAGATATTTGTCGCTTATGTGCCAAGAGGAGAGAATATCTTATTCCAATTTTTAATGAAGATGGTAGAAATCAAGATATAAAGATGAAAATTGACATATACCTGCCTGTCAAG gTGGAATGTGATGATTTCCTTCCTATCCAGGTGTGTGATAGATGTGTATCTGCCATGGCAACATGGGACCATTTCTCAGCCAACTGTTTAGCTGCTGAACGACGACTAAGAGCAATAACGTGTTCCGAGTGTAGTAAG ATACATGATGTACCTGACGACGTTGAAAGCAGTAGCTCTTCAGTCCACACAGCCATCACCAGTAACAGCAATCCTGTTCAAGAAGAG ATTAGTGATAAGCCTCAAGACGCAGAGGATAGTGACGTTCCTGGCACCCACGATATTACCAGTAGGGAATGTTCTACTGAAGGACAAGTATGA